A single window of Microbacterium oryzae DNA harbors:
- the lipB gene encoding lipoyl(octanoyl) transferase LipB, producing MIDVLVAGLGPDRVPYQEGWALQRRIHAEVVAGNRPDTLILLEHDPVYTAGRRTEPHERPRDGTPVIDVDRGGKITWHGPGQLVGYPILRLPQPHAVVDHVRRLERLLIRAIGEHDVAGRRVPGRSGVWVGDGREDKVAAIGVRVTEGVSLHGFALNCDNGLDGFSQIVPCGIADAGVTTMSAETGRRVTPLDVVDAVVAAFAAEEATVAA from the coding sequence GTGATCGATGTGCTGGTGGCGGGTCTCGGGCCCGATCGGGTGCCGTACCAGGAGGGCTGGGCGCTCCAGCGCCGGATCCACGCCGAGGTGGTCGCGGGGAATCGGCCCGACACCCTGATCCTCCTCGAGCACGACCCGGTCTACACGGCCGGTCGCCGCACCGAGCCCCACGAGCGCCCGCGCGACGGCACCCCCGTCATCGACGTCGATCGGGGCGGGAAGATCACGTGGCACGGCCCCGGTCAGCTCGTCGGCTATCCGATCCTGCGCCTGCCGCAGCCGCACGCCGTCGTCGATCACGTGCGCCGACTCGAGCGCCTCCTCATCAGGGCGATCGGCGAGCACGACGTCGCCGGCCGCCGCGTGCCCGGGCGCAGCGGCGTCTGGGTCGGGGACGGGCGCGAGGACAAGGTCGCCGCCATCGGCGTGCGCGTCACGGAGGGCGTCTCGCTGCACGGCTTCGCCCTCAACTGCGACAACGGGCTCGACGGCTTCTCGCAGATCGTCCCGTGCGGCATCGCCGACGCCGGCGTCACCACGATGAGCGCGGAGACCGGCCGCCGGGTGACGCCCCTCGACGTCGTGGACGCCGTGGTGGCGGCGTTCGCCGCCGAGGAAGCGACGGTCGCAGCATGA
- a CDS encoding ABC transporter substrate-binding protein, producing MPSRALAAAALLAPLVLLASCAAPDAGEDAVTETGGTLVYATGDAEPTCLDPHVGGNYPQALLSTQYLEPLFGRDAEGTIRPWLATDWETSEDGLTWDLTLRDDISFTDGTPFDAEAVKANIEHLQDPNTASSTGYLAVEQIDEIEVVDPAHVRLHLSTPKSALLEALSQPWTAMESPAGIERGQDENCQAPIGTGPFVVDEWVPQQRVELSRNDDYVATNPEADHDGAAHLDGIEWRFIPDAATRQAALASGEVDVIDNPLPSDIVSAEGQGITHIDAPRPASSNRIELNSAQAPFDDIRVREAFVRAADPNPGIESLFLGTAERSYSPLSSMEPLAYADPALFETDADAAAALLDEAGWSERDDDGTRLKDGERLTVRFPVSTDQSTAAEQSLFEQIQENAASVGFDVVLDPVDLSTWYGALGAHEYEAVSAPYTTVGPDVLRILYHSSGTVPAPSGYFANHAMLQLPELDEALDAAASALDPDERAERYTEAQRIVLESYAVLPLYDQQNHFLVKGATGIATLGTVATPTFVNAQLTD from the coding sequence ATGCCCTCTCGCGCCCTCGCCGCCGCCGCTCTGCTGGCCCCGCTCGTCCTCCTCGCCTCGTGCGCCGCTCCCGACGCCGGCGAGGACGCCGTCACCGAGACGGGCGGCACGCTCGTCTACGCCACCGGCGACGCGGAGCCGACCTGCCTCGACCCGCACGTGGGCGGCAACTACCCGCAGGCGCTCCTCAGTACGCAGTACCTCGAGCCGCTCTTCGGCCGCGACGCCGAGGGCACGATCCGGCCCTGGCTCGCCACCGACTGGGAGACCTCCGAGGACGGGCTGACCTGGGACCTGACCCTCCGCGACGACATCTCGTTCACCGACGGCACGCCGTTCGACGCCGAGGCCGTCAAGGCGAACATCGAGCATCTGCAGGACCCGAACACGGCCTCGTCGACGGGCTACCTCGCGGTGGAGCAAATCGACGAGATCGAGGTCGTCGACCCTGCGCACGTGCGCCTGCACCTCTCGACGCCGAAGTCCGCCCTCCTCGAGGCGCTCAGTCAGCCGTGGACGGCGATGGAGTCGCCCGCGGGCATCGAGCGCGGACAGGACGAGAACTGCCAGGCCCCCATCGGCACCGGCCCGTTCGTCGTCGATGAGTGGGTGCCGCAGCAGCGCGTGGAGCTCTCCCGCAACGACGACTACGTCGCCACGAACCCGGAGGCCGATCACGACGGCGCGGCGCACCTCGACGGCATCGAGTGGCGCTTCATCCCCGACGCCGCGACCCGTCAGGCCGCGCTCGCCTCGGGCGAGGTCGACGTCATCGACAACCCGCTTCCCTCCGACATCGTCTCCGCCGAGGGCCAGGGCATCACGCACATCGACGCGCCGCGTCCGGCGTCGTCCAACCGCATCGAGCTCAACAGCGCGCAGGCGCCGTTCGACGACATCCGCGTGCGCGAGGCCTTCGTGCGCGCGGCCGACCCGAACCCGGGCATCGAGTCGCTGTTCCTCGGCACCGCCGAGCGCTCGTACTCGCCGCTGTCGAGCATGGAGCCGCTGGCCTACGCCGACCCGGCGCTGTTCGAGACCGACGCCGACGCGGCGGCCGCGCTCCTCGACGAGGCCGGATGGTCCGAGCGCGACGACGACGGAACCCGCCTGAAGGACGGCGAGCGGCTCACGGTCCGCTTCCCCGTGTCGACGGATCAGTCCACGGCGGCCGAGCAGTCGCTGTTCGAGCAGATCCAGGAGAACGCCGCCAGTGTCGGCTTCGACGTCGTGCTCGATCCCGTCGACCTCTCGACCTGGTACGGCGCCCTCGGCGCCCACGAGTACGAGGCGGTGAGCGCGCCGTACACGACCGTCGGCCCCGACGTCCTGCGCATCCTCTACCACTCCTCGGGAACCGTGCCCGCGCCATCCGGCTACTTCGCCAACCACGCGATGCTGCAGCTGCCCGAACTCGACGAGGCGCTGGATGCGGCGGCTTCCGCCCTCGACCCCGACGAGCGCGCCGAGCGCTACACCGAGGCGCAGCGGATCGTGCTGGAGAGCTACGCCGTGCTGCCGCTCTACGACCAGCAGAACCACTTCCTCGTGAAGGGGGCGACCGGCATCGCCACCCTCGGGACCGTCGCGACGCCGACGTTCGTGAACGCTCAGCTGACCGACTGA
- a CDS encoding ABC transporter permease gives MAAVRWLAARLARAVLVVWIVATVVFFALRASGDPLEAILGGPGSQAGPEAVAAAEREYGLDRPLVVQYAVQLGRIATLQLGDSYARRQSVAELIWQQLPSTLVLAVLALALAWVLAVVGAIIATTARGRIGRAVNALLRGVEIAATVMPQFWLGAVLILVFASTLGLLPATSAGSSPAELVLPVVTLAIPIAGFLAQVSRDALLEADRAPFATSARARGAGEPRLLLRHTLRHASLPALALSGWAFGNLLSGAVVVEVLFARPGLGRLLQEAALARDVPVVIGAVSIVAVLYVAVIVVADAAELVVDPRLRGPRPAALRMPDVAVGS, from the coding sequence ATGGCTGCGGTGCGGTGGCTCGCCGCGCGTCTCGCGCGCGCGGTGCTCGTCGTGTGGATCGTCGCGACAGTCGTGTTCTTCGCGCTGCGCGCGTCGGGCGACCCGCTCGAGGCGATCCTCGGCGGCCCCGGATCGCAGGCGGGCCCCGAGGCGGTCGCGGCGGCGGAGCGAGAGTACGGGCTCGACCGGCCGCTCGTCGTGCAGTACGCCGTGCAGCTCGGCCGGATCGCGACCCTGCAGCTGGGCGACTCCTACGCCCGGCGGCAGAGCGTCGCGGAGCTCATCTGGCAGCAGCTGCCCTCGACGCTCGTGCTGGCCGTGCTCGCGCTGGCGCTCGCGTGGGTGCTCGCCGTGGTCGGGGCGATCATCGCGACGACCGCGCGCGGACGGATCGGCCGCGCGGTGAACGCCCTGCTCCGCGGGGTCGAGATCGCCGCCACCGTGATGCCGCAGTTCTGGCTCGGCGCGGTGCTCATCCTCGTCTTCGCCTCGACGCTCGGCCTCCTGCCCGCCACGAGCGCGGGCAGTTCGCCGGCCGAGCTCGTGCTGCCCGTGGTGACCCTCGCCATCCCCATCGCCGGTTTCCTCGCGCAGGTCTCGCGCGACGCGCTCCTCGAGGCCGATCGCGCGCCGTTCGCCACCAGCGCCCGCGCGCGCGGCGCCGGCGAGCCGCGGCTGCTGCTGCGGCATACGCTCCGTCATGCGTCGCTGCCCGCCCTCGCGCTGTCGGGATGGGCGTTCGGCAACCTCCTCAGCGGCGCGGTCGTCGTCGAGGTGCTGTTCGCGCGCCCGGGGCTCGGGCGGCTGCTGCAGGAGGCGGCGCTCGCGCGCGACGTGCCGGTCGTCATCGGGGCGGTGTCGATCGTCGCGGTGCTGTACGTGGCGGTCATCGTGGTCGCCGACGCCGCCGAGCTCGTCGTCGACCCGCGGCTGCGCGGACCGCGCCCCGCGGCGCTCCGCATGCCCGATGTGGCGGTCGGCTCGTGA